The Selenihalanaerobacter shriftii genome includes a window with the following:
- a CDS encoding permease codes for MNWDSLKKYTLSLVFFIFIIISFWVNYSPGQQVYFNFLDFLMTMLKFIPAVFILIGLFDVWVDREVIEEHLGEKSGALSFLWAILLSGTTVGGVYVAFPVAHALAKKGASLKVIFTYIGAAAVCRIPMTLFEASFLGIKFSLIRLLTSIPLIILSSILLEKYLNRNDYKLTNNLSN; via the coding sequence ATGAATTGGGATAGTTTAAAGAAATATACTTTATCATTAGTATTTTTTATTTTTATCATAATCAGCTTTTGGGTTAATTATAGCCCCGGGCAGCAAGTATACTTTAATTTTCTTGACTTTTTGATGACAATGCTTAAGTTTATACCTGCAGTTTTTATCTTAATTGGACTCTTTGACGTTTGGGTAGATAGAGAAGTTATTGAGGAACATTTAGGTGAAAAATCAGGTGCTTTAAGCTTTTTGTGGGCTATTTTATTATCAGGAACTACTGTAGGTGGAGTATATGTAGCTTTTCCTGTTGCTCATGCTTTAGCTAAAAAAGGTGCGAGTTTAAAAGTGATTTTTACTTATATAGGAGCTGCGGCTGTTTGTAGAATACCAATGACCTTATTTGAAGCTTCTTTTTTAGGAATTAAATTTTCTTTAATTAGATTACTGACATCAATTCCGTTAATTATTTTAAGTAGTATTTTATTAGAGAAATATTTAAATAGGAATGATTATAAATTGACGAATAATTTATCTAATTGA
- the glyS gene encoding glycine--tRNA ligase subunit beta, whose amino-acid sequence MSKEKLLLEIGTEEIPAGFMQPIFDQLEKLAAELFKHYRIDIDSIDTYGTPRRLTLLLEGVNKEQKDLTKEVKGPAKNIAFDDEGNPTKAGEGFARGQGLAVDELEVRNTENGEYLFAVQKEEGKRTIELLSELLNKLIKDLSFPKAMRWADKDLSFVRPIQWILALYGEEVVDLEIADVKADRYTRGHRFLSEGEIEIDSVDDYFDKLNDEYVIVNQNKRKEMVIEQINKLADEVQGEVLIDKGLLTEVIYLVEYPTGLMGSFDAEFLELPREVLITSMREHQRYFPVEGKDGNLMPRFITVRNGSKDYIDIVKEGNEKVLRARLADGKFFYDEDQKEDLEVKIEELKDIIFQEDLGTIYEKVERIVELTERFSKVLNLDEDQVEINKRAAYLSKADLVTEMVTEFSKLQGVMGREYAKLSGEDEVVAEAIFEHYLPRHATDILPESTTGQLVSIADKIDNIVGCFGVGLIPTGSQDPYALRRQAQGIVRIILETELNLNLDELVENALTLLDDNNKLKRDADEVKEEVMGFFKQRLEWFMNKQDIRYDVRDAILATEFADIKDAFERAEALMEFREKEKFENLISAYNRARNLAVKTNNDQIDLELFTDSSEEELYNAYLTVQEKLQQLLNEKNYVSALHELVKLQEPIDKFFNSVMVMADDETVKENRLALLKNIVNIFTKVADLSEIVID is encoded by the coding sequence ATGAGTAAAGAAAAATTATTATTAGAGATTGGAACAGAAGAGATTCCAGCAGGATTCATGCAACCTATTTTCGATCAATTAGAAAAGCTAGCTGCTGAATTATTTAAACATTATAGGATAGATATTGATTCTATAGATACTTATGGTACTCCGCGTAGATTAACATTACTGTTAGAAGGGGTTAACAAAGAACAAAAAGACTTGACTAAAGAAGTAAAAGGACCAGCAAAAAATATTGCTTTTGATGATGAAGGTAACCCTACTAAGGCTGGAGAAGGATTTGCCCGTGGTCAAGGTTTAGCAGTAGATGAATTAGAGGTTCGGAATACTGAAAATGGAGAATATTTATTTGCTGTACAAAAAGAAGAAGGTAAAAGGACAATTGAATTATTATCTGAACTCTTAAATAAACTAATTAAAGATTTAAGCTTTCCTAAAGCCATGCGCTGGGCTGATAAGGATCTTAGCTTTGTAAGACCAATCCAGTGGATATTAGCTTTATATGGTGAAGAGGTAGTTGATTTAGAGATAGCAGATGTTAAAGCAGACAGATATACTCGAGGTCATCGTTTCTTAAGCGAAGGAGAAATAGAAATAGATTCTGTAGATGATTATTTTGATAAATTAAATGATGAGTATGTTATAGTTAATCAAAATAAGCGAAAAGAGATGGTCATAGAGCAGATTAATAAGTTAGCTGATGAAGTTCAAGGAGAGGTATTAATAGATAAAGGTTTGTTAACGGAGGTTATTTATTTAGTTGAATATCCAACAGGTTTAATGGGGAGTTTCGATGCTGAATTTTTAGAATTGCCTCGAGAAGTATTAATTACTTCTATGCGTGAACATCAACGCTATTTCCCTGTAGAAGGTAAAGATGGTAACTTAATGCCCCGTTTTATTACTGTTAGAAATGGTTCTAAAGATTACATAGATATAGTTAAAGAAGGTAATGAGAAGGTGCTTAGGGCTAGACTAGCCGATGGCAAATTCTTTTATGATGAAGACCAAAAAGAAGATTTAGAAGTTAAGATTGAAGAATTAAAGGATATTATATTCCAAGAAGATTTAGGTACTATTTATGAAAAAGTAGAAAGAATAGTTGAATTAACTGAGAGATTTTCAAAAGTTCTTAATTTAGATGAAGACCAAGTAGAAATAAATAAGCGGGCTGCATATTTATCTAAAGCTGACTTAGTTACTGAAATGGTAACTGAATTTTCAAAATTACAAGGAGTTATGGGAAGAGAATATGCAAAGTTGTCTGGAGAAGATGAGGTAGTAGCTGAAGCTATCTTTGAACATTATCTGCCACGTCATGCCACAGATATCTTGCCGGAATCTACTACTGGACAATTAGTAAGTATAGCAGATAAGATAGATAATATTGTAGGTTGTTTTGGAGTAGGGTTGATTCCAACTGGTTCTCAAGATCCATATGCACTACGAAGGCAAGCTCAAGGAATAGTTAGAATTATTTTAGAAACAGAATTAAATTTAAACTTAGATGAATTAGTAGAGAATGCATTAACATTACTAGATGATAATAATAAATTAAAACGAGATGCTGATGAAGTTAAAGAAGAAGTTATGGGTTTCTTTAAACAGCGTTTAGAGTGGTTTATGAATAAGCAAGATATTAGATATGATGTTCGAGATGCTATTTTAGCTACAGAATTTGCTGATATTAAAGATGCTTTTGAAAGAGCAGAAGCTTTAATGGAATTTAGAGAAAAAGAAAAGTTTGAAAATTTAATTTCTGCTTATAATCGAGCTAGAAATTTAGCAGTTAAAACTAATAATGATCAAATAGATCTTGAACTATTTACTGATTCATCAGAGGAAGAGTTATATAATGCTTATTTAACTGTACAAGAGAAATTGCAGCAATTATTAAATGAAAAGAATTATGTTTCAGCTTTACATGAGTTAGTTAAGTTGCAAGAACCAATTGATAAATTCTTTAATTCAGTAATGGTTATGGCAGATGATGAAACAGTTAAGGAGAATCGATTAGCTCTATTAAAGAATATAGTTAATATCTTTACTAAAGTAGCTGATTTATCAGAAATTGTAATTGACTAA
- a CDS encoding pyruvate, water dikinase regulatory protein — MLSKAVNGGLTVFIVSDSIGKTAETVINAVASQFNANNIKLKKFTNVTSIAKLSEIINRAEKNNVILAYTIVLPELCEYIEDVAKKLSIEIIDIMGPTMSKFSEVLGQKPHLEPGLNRKIDQAYFERIACIDFAVRCDDGKDLRRLKEADIVVTGVSRTSKTPLSMYLAHQGYKAANIPIVPEVDPPQELFDLPSYKVVGLTIDPITLQEIRKQRLKAMQFNKNADYAKVNRILDELDFAEKIMKKIGCMIINVTNKSIEETASKILSERGEL, encoded by the coding sequence GTGTTAAGTAAAGCAGTTAATGGAGGTTTAACAGTATTTATTGTTTCAGACTCTATAGGCAAAACAGCAGAAACTGTAATTAATGCTGTAGCGAGTCAATTTAATGCCAATAATATTAAATTGAAAAAATTTACTAATGTAACTAGTATAGCTAAATTATCAGAAATAATTAATAGAGCAGAAAAGAATAATGTAATTTTAGCTTATACTATTGTTTTGCCTGAATTATGTGAATATATAGAAGATGTAGCAAAGAAGTTGAGTATTGAAATAATAGATATTATGGGACCGACCATGTCTAAGTTTTCAGAGGTATTAGGACAAAAACCGCATTTAGAGCCAGGTCTAAATCGTAAAATAGATCAGGCTTACTTTGAGCGGATTGCTTGTATAGATTTTGCAGTAAGATGTGATGATGGAAAGGATTTAAGAAGGTTAAAAGAAGCTGATATTGTAGTAACTGGTGTCTCTAGGACTTCTAAAACACCATTAAGCATGTATTTAGCTCATCAAGGATATAAAGCAGCGAATATTCCTATAGTGCCTGAAGTAGATCCTCCCCAGGAGTTATTTGATTTACCATCTTATAAAGTAGTTGGATTAACTATTGATCCAATTACTCTACAAGAGATTAGAAAGCAAAGGTTAAAAGCAATGCAGTTTAATAAAAATGCTGATTATGCCAAAGTAAATAGGATTTTAGATGAATTAGATTTTGCAGAAAAGATTATGAAGAAGATAGGTTGTATGATAATTAATGTAACTAATAAGTCGATTGAAGAGACAGCTAGTAAGATATTATCTGAAAGAGGTGAATTATAA
- a CDS encoding patatin-like phospholipase family protein — MKLNKFNNYLILLLILILLTPKTFALSDSAKIIYQKVKMGNETYIIEDSKQFDKLDDPTIAIALGGGGARALVHIGVLKALQEENIPIDMVVGTSMGAIIGTLYGSGIPIKQIEKIATEVTFSKMFELNFPSTQSLLETKKVNYSLEKLAPNKRLEEFPIPTVLLSFDLNRGAKYVHTSGRISNVIQSSYAIPVYFPVHKKSAYNQEDFYLVDPGVVELTPAKTAKVLGADIIISSTAIDQLAYDKYNNPIRALSRMIQLLQKRNSAPIVNKYSDIIINNNVGNYSFMDFELADSLIKLGYSQTKKKIPEIKELLKQNNIALNKLERKQTLNISQTLKNIKYNRLMIDSYMTKPLIYFGKDNSLFKQELFKDELFKPQYGAKVTKEHIDFTVLNVDKDTDDLETSIRLKQVTPNIDLIGKGKINSEEDKMELTMKYYTNNYTIGFGRKKINHQDFNLLTNEYDLSTNNIKFQGETDLLISPDFDSYKVLTSHQTKFKLSSIWSIKPKIVYNNTDILSSPDIYRGIEPEETADFQATIDWVYTHDFLPALEFMKIIQVNDIQLYLFSDYLSSTRESTAYGLGAQMNLRLLGLKPLHLGVYSSRDKKYDESKLSWDLDLVF, encoded by the coding sequence ATGAAATTAAATAAATTTAATAATTACTTAATATTATTACTTATCCTTATTTTACTTACCCCTAAAACTTTTGCATTAAGTGATTCTGCAAAAATAATATACCAAAAAGTCAAAATGGGGAATGAAACCTATATAATAGAAGATTCTAAGCAGTTTGATAAATTAGATGATCCTACAATAGCAATAGCTCTGGGAGGTGGAGGAGCTAGAGCCTTAGTTCATATTGGCGTTTTGAAAGCGCTACAAGAAGAAAATATACCGATTGATATGGTTGTAGGTACTAGTATGGGAGCAATTATTGGTACTTTATATGGTAGTGGTATCCCGATTAAACAGATTGAAAAGATAGCAACTGAAGTAACTTTTTCGAAGATGTTTGAATTAAACTTTCCTTCTACACAATCTTTACTTGAAACAAAAAAAGTCAATTATTCATTGGAAAAATTAGCTCCTAATAAACGATTAGAAGAATTCCCAATTCCAACAGTATTGTTAAGCTTTGATCTAAATAGAGGTGCTAAATATGTTCATACTTCTGGTAGAATCTCTAATGTAATTCAAAGTTCTTATGCGATTCCTGTTTATTTTCCAGTACATAAAAAATCAGCATATAATCAAGAAGACTTTTATCTGGTAGACCCCGGAGTGGTAGAACTAACTCCTGCTAAAACCGCTAAAGTATTAGGAGCAGATATAATTATCTCATCAACGGCTATTGACCAGCTTGCATACGATAAATATAATAATCCAATTCGTGCTTTGTCTAGAATGATCCAGTTACTACAAAAAAGAAATTCAGCTCCAATAGTCAATAAATATTCTGATATAATAATCAACAATAATGTAGGCAATTATTCATTTATGGATTTTGAATTAGCTGATTCTCTTATAAAATTAGGTTATAGTCAAACTAAAAAAAAGATTCCAGAAATTAAGGAATTATTAAAACAAAACAATATTGCTTTAAATAAATTAGAACGTAAACAAACTCTAAATATATCTCAAACATTAAAGAATATAAAATATAATCGTTTAATGATAGATTCCTACATGACTAAACCGCTAATTTATTTTGGTAAGGACAATTCGCTTTTTAAGCAAGAACTATTTAAAGATGAATTATTTAAACCTCAATATGGTGCTAAAGTTACAAAAGAACATATTGATTTTACAGTATTAAATGTTGATAAAGATACTGATGATTTAGAGACTTCAATTAGATTAAAGCAAGTAACACCAAATATAGACTTGATTGGTAAAGGTAAAATAAACTCTGAAGAAGACAAAATGGAACTAACTATGAAATACTATACTAATAATTATACTATTGGCTTTGGAAGAAAGAAGATTAATCACCAAGATTTTAACCTATTAACAAATGAATATGACTTAAGTACTAATAATATTAAGTTTCAAGGTGAAACTGATTTGCTAATTTCACCTGATTTTGACTCTTATAAAGTACTGACTTCACACCAAACCAAATTTAAATTGAGTAGTATTTGGAGTATAAAACCAAAGATAGTCTATAACAATACTGATATTCTCTCTTCCCCAGATATATATCGAGGAATAGAACCTGAAGAAACAGCTGACTTTCAAGCAACTATTGATTGGGTTTATACTCATGATTTTCTACCAGCTTTAGAATTTATGAAGATAATCCAGGTAAATGATATTCAACTTTATTTATTCTCTGATTATCTATCTTCAACAAGAGAATCAACGGCTTACGGTCTTGGAGCACAAATGAACTTAAGGTTATTAGGTTTAAAACCATTACATTTAGGTGTTTATTCATCTCGTGATAAAAAATATGATGAATCCAAATTAAGTTGGGATTTAGACCTTGTTTTTTAA
- a CDS encoding DUF4342 domain-containing protein, which produces MKKTKQQLEKIDLLRERTGVGYKEAQEALKESKGDVIDAVVIIEEKKQRQKKEFHVAGNKVVKKVKELIKQGNVTKIQIKKGKEVLVNIPATVGVLGTVIYPPLAVLGMAVTIAGKYTLEVEYEGK; this is translated from the coding sequence ATGAAAAAGACTAAACAACAGCTAGAGAAAATAGATCTTTTACGTGAAAGAACAGGTGTTGGCTATAAGGAAGCACAGGAAGCCTTAAAAGAAAGTAAAGGTGATGTTATAGATGCTGTAGTTATTATAGAAGAAAAGAAACAGCGACAGAAAAAAGAGTTTCATGTAGCTGGAAATAAGGTAGTTAAAAAGGTAAAAGAATTGATTAAACAAGGTAACGTGACTAAAATTCAGATTAAAAAAGGTAAAGAAGTTCTAGTGAATATCCCAGCAACTGTTGGGGTATTAGGAACTGTTATTTATCCACCTTTAGCTGTTTTAGGTATGGCGGTTACTATAGCAGGCAAATATACATTAGAAGTAGAGTATGAAGGGAAGTAA
- a CDS encoding helix-turn-helix transcriptional regulator, translating into MKEGLEIKLSNRQNKIIEIVKNDEPITSKDIANQLNLTRSALRSDLSILTMANILEAKPRVGYFYVQDSSHLTDFNELYNIKLSKIKSVPVVVKEETSVYNAIVTLFLEDVGSLFVIDDDEALVGVISRKDLLKLTIGETDINQVPVSVVMTRMPNIITTRDNDTVFEAAEKLVNYEIDALPVVENLTDKAGVPLEDKLKVIGRVSKTNITRVFTDFGLEM; encoded by the coding sequence TTGAAGGAGGGGTTAGAAATTAAGTTAAGTAATAGACAGAATAAGATAATAGAAATTGTAAAAAATGATGAGCCTATAACTAGTAAAGATATAGCTAATCAGTTAAACTTAACTCGTAGTGCCCTCCGGTCAGATCTATCTATTTTAACTATGGCTAATATACTAGAAGCAAAACCAAGAGTTGGATATTTTTATGTACAAGATAGTTCTCATTTAACAGATTTTAATGAACTATATAATATAAAGCTTAGTAAGATTAAATCAGTACCGGTAGTAGTTAAAGAAGAAACTTCTGTTTATAATGCTATAGTCACTTTATTTTTAGAAGATGTTGGTTCTTTATTTGTGATTGATGATGATGAGGCTTTAGTAGGGGTTATTTCAAGAAAAGATTTATTAAAGCTGACAATTGGTGAGACTGATATAAATCAAGTTCCAGTCAGTGTAGTTATGACTAGAATGCCAAATATAATTACTACTCGTGATAATGATACTGTTTTTGAAGCTGCTGAAAAGTTAGTAAATTATGAAATAGATGCCCTACCAGTGGTTGAGAATTTAACTGATAAAGCAGGAGTACCATTAGAAGATAAATTAAAGGTAATAGGTAGAGTCAGTAAAACAAATATTACTAGAGTATTTACTGATTTTGGATTAGAGATGTAG
- a CDS encoding ArsR/SmtB family transcription factor: protein MSDETRLKLLVLLLDKDYCVGALAKKLDISKSAISQHLKVLREAELVIGEKRGYWVHYSVKEDQLDKITKKLNNLSEYYSFECTGCCKHNEK, encoded by the coding sequence GTGTCAGACGAAACTAGACTAAAATTATTGGTATTATTATTAGATAAAGATTATTGTGTAGGAGCATTAGCAAAAAAATTAGACATTTCTAAATCTGCTATATCCCAACATTTAAAAGTATTGAGAGAAGCTGAATTGGTTATAGGAGAAAAAAGAGGTTATTGGGTTCATTATTCTGTTAAAGAAGACCAGTTGGATAAAATCACAAAAAAGTTAAATAATCTTTCAGAATATTATTCTTTTGAATGTACAGGTTGTTGTAAACATAATGAAAAATAG
- a CDS encoding pyruvate, water dikinase regulatory protein, with amino-acid sequence MSKPMVFIVSDSIGETARQVVQAAITQFNGSGVKIKRFSYMTDFDDITGVINEAKKRKSLIAFTLINPGIRERLKKAADKAEIEYVDIMGPMMDSLKKVLDIEPKLQPGLVRQLDEEYFKRVDAIEFTVKYDDRNDIAGIKKADIVLVGISRTSKTPMSIYLSYRGYKVANIPLVPEIDPPDIIFDNPDNKMIGLTISPEALNEIRQERLKALGLNLESDYASLKRINKELSYANKIIRNIGCPIIDVTNKSVEESANHVLKLIED; translated from the coding sequence ATGTCTAAACCCATGGTTTTTATAGTTTCTGATTCTATTGGAGAAACAGCTAGACAAGTAGTACAAGCTGCAATTACTCAATTTAATGGTTCTGGAGTAAAGATCAAGCGTTTTTCTTATATGACAGATTTTGATGATATAACTGGAGTAATAAATGAAGCGAAAAAAAGAAAAAGTCTCATAGCATTTACTTTAATAAATCCTGGTATTAGAGAGAGGTTAAAGAAAGCGGCAGATAAAGCTGAGATTGAGTATGTAGATATTATGGGACCGATGATGGATTCATTAAAGAAAGTATTAGATATAGAACCTAAATTACAACCGGGTTTAGTACGACAATTAGATGAGGAGTATTTTAAAAGGGTTGATGCTATAGAATTTACTGTTAAATATGATGATCGTAATGATATTGCAGGAATTAAAAAAGCTGATATAGTCTTAGTAGGAATCTCTAGAACTTCTAAAACCCCAATGTCTATTTATCTTTCTTATCGTGGTTATAAAGTAGCTAATATTCCATTAGTTCCAGAGATTGATCCACCAGACATCATATTTGATAATCCTGATAATAAGATGATTGGATTAACTATTTCTCCTGAAGCATTAAATGAGATTAGACAAGAAAGATTAAAAGCTTTAGGTTTAAATTTAGAATCTGATTATGCTTCTTTAAAACGGATTAATAAAGAATTAAGTTATGCAAATAAGATAATTAGAAATATAGGATGTCCAATTATTGATGTGACAAATAAATCAGTAGAAGAATCAGCAAACCATGTATTAAAATTAATAGAAGATTAA
- a CDS encoding conserved protein, permease-related protein has product MVYGLTLILIIILFIKDKEKTIAGIKKGIKKLNKNLPVFLNMIILVAISLYFVSDELIVKYLGQGSGWLGVLLASLLGSISLMPGFIAFPLSGLLLNKGVSYTVIAVFTTTLMMVGILTYPVEKEFFGVKVTIIRNVLSLLIALIVALFIGIFYGEVVI; this is encoded by the coding sequence TTGGTTTATGGATTAACTTTAATTTTAATAATCATTCTTTTTATTAAAGATAAAGAGAAAACAATTGCTGGGATTAAGAAAGGTATTAAAAAACTCAATAAAAATTTACCGGTTTTTTTAAATATGATAATTTTAGTAGCAATTTCTTTATATTTTGTTTCTGATGAATTAATTGTTAAATATTTAGGACAAGGGAGCGGTTGGCTTGGAGTTTTATTAGCAAGTCTTTTAGGGTCTATTTCTTTAATGCCTGGCTTTATTGCTTTTCCTCTCTCAGGATTACTTTTAAATAAAGGGGTTAGCTATACCGTAATTGCTGTTTTTACTACGACTTTAATGATGGTTGGGATATTAACTTATCCAGTAGAAAAAGAGTTTTTTGGAGTTAAGGTAACTATTATTAGAAATGTCTTAAGCTTACTAATAGCTTTAATTGTTGCTTTATTTATAGGTATTTTTTATGGAGAGGTGGTAATATGA
- a CDS encoding flavodoxin family protein encodes MNGSPNEDGNTKYLLDKALDAAKAEGAKTEVIQVSDALAELDEPYCTACSQPCVGACYGDTKLEEYHELLAKADGVIVGSPVYFGTVSGQLKGFWDMTRSLRGEKSLLNTVGGALSVGAGRFGGQETTLKAIHDMMLVQGVIVVGDGDSESDAGHQGAAGQMKSAEDENAQTRAEIIGRRVAKVAKATMDLR; translated from the coding sequence ATTAACGGTAGCCCTAATGAAGATGGGAATACAAAATATTTACTAGATAAAGCATTAGATGCAGCAAAAGCAGAAGGAGCTAAGACAGAAGTAATTCAAGTTTCTGATGCATTAGCGGAATTAGATGAACCATATTGTACTGCTTGTTCACAGCCTTGTGTTGGGGCTTGTTATGGGGATACTAAACTAGAGGAATATCATGAATTATTAGCTAAAGCTGATGGAGTTATAGTTGGTAGTCCAGTCTACTTTGGTACAGTTAGTGGTCAGTTAAAAGGATTTTGGGATATGACTCGATCTCTAAGAGGTGAAAAAAGCTTATTAAATACTGTAGGTGGTGCCTTATCAGTTGGTGCTGGTAGATTTGGTGGTCAAGAGACTACCTTAAAAGCTATTCATGATATGATGTTAGTTCAAGGTGTAATAGTTGTTGGAGATGGAGATAGTGAAAGTGATGCTGGTCATCAAGGCGCTGCTGGTCAAATGAAATCAGCCGAAGATGAAAATGCTCAAACACGTGCAGAAATTATAGGTAGAAGAGTAGCTAAAGTGGCTAAAGCTACCATGGATTTAAGATAA
- the recO gene encoding DNA repair protein RecO: protein MSLYKTEAIVLRHYELGEADKIIVLYTRNNGKVKAVANGVRKTKSRLAGGVELFTYNDLLLYKGKSLFTISQCEIMNSFANLRGDLFKMAYASYLTEVVNEFAIEEEKNEPLFALILTTLYLLSEKDDLELIIRFFELRLLNLLGYRPEVTGCVECDKVINKIKRVKFSSQSGGIVCTECSSFDQYAMHISRGALAIMQRLLEIDYRKLDRLKVPDNFRRELAKILPNYLQSIIEKKLKSLDFIQTLSHMET from the coding sequence ATGTCCCTCTATAAAACAGAAGCTATTGTATTAAGACATTATGAATTAGGAGAAGCTGATAAGATAATTGTTCTATATACTAGAAATAACGGTAAAGTAAAAGCCGTAGCCAATGGAGTACGAAAGACTAAGAGTCGTTTAGCTGGCGGTGTAGAGTTATTTACTTATAATGACTTATTACTTTATAAAGGAAAGTCTTTATTTACAATTAGTCAATGTGAAATCATGAATTCATTTGCTAATTTACGTGGCGATCTCTTTAAAATGGCATATGCTTCGTATTTAACTGAAGTAGTGAATGAGTTTGCAATTGAGGAAGAGAAGAATGAGCCATTATTTGCATTAATTTTGACTACACTTTATTTATTATCAGAAAAGGATGATTTAGAATTAATTATTAGATTTTTTGAACTAAGATTACTTAACTTATTAGGATATCGGCCAGAGGTTACAGGTTGTGTAGAATGTGATAAAGTAATAAATAAAATAAAACGAGTAAAATTTAGTTCTCAGTCTGGAGGAATAGTTTGTACAGAATGTTCTTCATTTGATCAGTATGCCATGCATATAAGTCGTGGAGCTCTGGCAATTATGCAGCGATTACTTGAAATTGATTATAGAAAATTAGATAGATTAAAAGTACCAGATAATTTTAGAAGAGAATTAGCTAAAATACTACCTAATTATTTACAGTCTATTATAGAGAAGAAATTAAAGAGTTTAGACTTTATTCAAACTTTAAGCCATATGGAAACCTAA
- the glyQ gene encoding glycine--tRNA ligase subunit alpha, protein MNFQDMIQTLNEFWANQKCIIQQPYDIEVGAGTMNPATTLRSLGPEPWNVAYVEPSRRPTDGRYGENPNRLQHYYQYQVIMKPSPEDIQEIYLDSLCALGIDPQKHDIRFVEDNWESPTLGAWGLGWEVWLDGMEITQFTYFQQVGGFDVKPVSVEITYGLERIAMYMQEVDSVYDIEWVDGITYGDVHHQGEVEHSTYNFEVADIDTLLELFNLYEAEAKRAAKEDLVLPAYDYVLKCSHTFNMLDARGAISVTERTSYIKRVRDLANLCAKAYVEQRERLGHPLLKEARGTDDE, encoded by the coding sequence ATGAATTTTCAGGATATGATTCAAACATTAAATGAATTTTGGGCTAACCAAAAATGTATAATTCAACAGCCTTACGATATCGAGGTAGGAGCAGGAACCATGAATCCAGCTACTACTTTAAGATCATTAGGACCAGAACCTTGGAATGTAGCTTATGTAGAACCATCTAGGAGACCGACTGATGGGCGTTATGGAGAGAACCCTAACCGATTGCAACACTATTATCAATATCAGGTAATAATGAAACCTTCACCAGAGGATATTCAGGAGATATACTTAGATAGCTTATGTGCATTAGGTATTGATCCTCAAAAGCATGATATTCGATTTGTAGAAGATAATTGGGAATCACCAACCTTAGGTGCTTGGGGATTAGGATGGGAAGTCTGGTTAGACGGTATGGAAATTACCCAGTTTACATACTTCCAACAAGTAGGAGGATTTGATGTTAAGCCAGTTTCTGTAGAGATAACTTATGGTTTAGAAAGAATTGCTATGTATATGCAAGAAGTTGATAGTGTTTATGATATTGAATGGGTAGATGGAATTACTTATGGTGATGTGCATCATCAAGGAGAAGTAGAACATTCTACTTATAACTTTGAGGTAGCAGATATTGATACATTACTTGAATTATTTAATCTATACGAAGCAGAAGCAAAGAGAGCTGCTAAAGAAGATTTAGTTCTACCAGCTTATGATTATGTATTAAAATGTTCTCATACATTTAATATGTTAGATGCCCGAGGAGCTATTAGTGTTACAGAACGGACAAGTTATATTAAACGAGTTAGAGATCTTGCTAATTTATGTGCTAAAGCATATGTAGAGCAAAGAGAAAGATTAGGTCATCCATTACTTAAAGAAGCAAGGGGGACTGACGATGAGTAA